The Ictalurus punctatus breed USDA103 chromosome 9, Coco_2.0, whole genome shotgun sequence genome contains a region encoding:
- the LOC108269869 gene encoding mitochondrial basic amino acids transporter isoform X2 has translation MCFMAAVLLFSCVHCKPCYRGCLSRHKCYFVVDEGEGFTTPARIGNLVRLQVQNIDKPLYRGTYHCFQSIVHQESIFGLYKGIGSPMMGLTFINAIVFGVQGNAMRMLSKDTPLNQFLAGAAAGAIQCIICCPMELAKTRMQMQGTGEKKSSRKTYKNSLDCLVRIYKKEGIRGINRGMLTTIIRETPGFGVYFLSYDVLTRSLGCEADDLYIIPKLLFAGGMSGIASWLSTYPVDVIKSRLQADGVGGVNKYSGIMDCVHQSWQREGWRFFTRGLTSTLLRAFPVNATTFATVTLFLMYMRNDGGVKDCEPEHQPVQQTQLQTTSL, from the exons ATGTGTTTCATGGCCGCTGTCctgcttttttcctgtgttcATTGTAAACCCTGCTACAGGGGCTGTCTTTCACGGCATAAGTGTTACTTTGTTGTAGATGAGGGTGAGGGATTTACAACCCCTGCACGGATTGGTAACCTA GTAAGACTCCAGGTACAAAACATAGACAAGCCCCTGTATCGCGGAACGTACCACTGCTTCCAGTCTATCGTTCATCAAGAATCT ATATTTGGACTCTACAAAGGTATCGGGTCCCCAATGATGGGCCTGACTTTCATCAACGCTATTGTATTTGGTGTACAGGGCAACGCAATGCGCATGCTGAGCAAAGATACCCCTCTTAACCAGTTTCTAGCAGGAGCGGCAGCAGGGGCTATCCAGTGCATCATTTGTTGCCCAATGGAGCTAGCCAAGACTCGCATGCAGATGCAGGGCACAGGAGAGAAGAAGTCGTCCAGGAAAACATACAAGAACTCGTTGGACTGCTTAGTTCGCATCTACAAGAAAGAGGGCATTCGGGGCATCAACCGTGGCATGCTGACCACCATTATCCGTGAGACACCAGGATTCGGAGTGTATTTCCTGTCCTATGATGTCCTGACGCGTTCACTGGGATGTGAAGCAGACGACCTCTACATCATTCCTAAGCTGCTCTTCGCAGGGGGCATGTCTGGGATTGCTTCCTGGTTATCTACCTATCCGGTGGATGTTATTAAGTCCCGCCTCCAGGCTGATGGCGTAGGTGGAGTTAATAAATACAGTGGAATTATGGACTGTGTCCATCAGAGCTGGCAAAGGGAAGGTTGGAGGTTTTTTACTCGAGGTCTTACCTCTACTCTTCTCAGGGCTTTCCCTGTCAACGCTACCACGTTTGCCACAGTGACTCTGTTCCTCATGTACATGCGAAACGATGGCGGCGTGAAAGACTGCGAGCCTGAGCATCAGCCTGTACAGCAAACACAGCTCCAAACCACAAGCCTTTGA
- the LOC108269869 gene encoding mitochondrial basic amino acids transporter isoform X1: MCFMAAVLLFSCVHCKPCYRGCLSRHKCYFVVDEGEGFTTPARIGNLVSTVKVRLQVQNIDKPLYRGTYHCFQSIVHQESIFGLYKGIGSPMMGLTFINAIVFGVQGNAMRMLSKDTPLNQFLAGAAAGAIQCIICCPMELAKTRMQMQGTGEKKSSRKTYKNSLDCLVRIYKKEGIRGINRGMLTTIIRETPGFGVYFLSYDVLTRSLGCEADDLYIIPKLLFAGGMSGIASWLSTYPVDVIKSRLQADGVGGVNKYSGIMDCVHQSWQREGWRFFTRGLTSTLLRAFPVNATTFATVTLFLMYMRNDGGVKDCEPEHQPVQQTQLQTTSL; encoded by the exons ATGTGTTTCATGGCCGCTGTCctgcttttttcctgtgttcATTGTAAACCCTGCTACAGGGGCTGTCTTTCACGGCATAAGTGTTACTTTGTTGTAGATGAGGGTGAGGGATTTACAACCCCTGCACGGATTGGTAACCTAGTAAGTACAGTCAAG GTAAGACTCCAGGTACAAAACATAGACAAGCCCCTGTATCGCGGAACGTACCACTGCTTCCAGTCTATCGTTCATCAAGAATCT ATATTTGGACTCTACAAAGGTATCGGGTCCCCAATGATGGGCCTGACTTTCATCAACGCTATTGTATTTGGTGTACAGGGCAACGCAATGCGCATGCTGAGCAAAGATACCCCTCTTAACCAGTTTCTAGCAGGAGCGGCAGCAGGGGCTATCCAGTGCATCATTTGTTGCCCAATGGAGCTAGCCAAGACTCGCATGCAGATGCAGGGCACAGGAGAGAAGAAGTCGTCCAGGAAAACATACAAGAACTCGTTGGACTGCTTAGTTCGCATCTACAAGAAAGAGGGCATTCGGGGCATCAACCGTGGCATGCTGACCACCATTATCCGTGAGACACCAGGATTCGGAGTGTATTTCCTGTCCTATGATGTCCTGACGCGTTCACTGGGATGTGAAGCAGACGACCTCTACATCATTCCTAAGCTGCTCTTCGCAGGGGGCATGTCTGGGATTGCTTCCTGGTTATCTACCTATCCGGTGGATGTTATTAAGTCCCGCCTCCAGGCTGATGGCGTAGGTGGAGTTAATAAATACAGTGGAATTATGGACTGTGTCCATCAGAGCTGGCAAAGGGAAGGTTGGAGGTTTTTTACTCGAGGTCTTACCTCTACTCTTCTCAGGGCTTTCCCTGTCAACGCTACCACGTTTGCCACAGTGACTCTGTTCCTCATGTACATGCGAAACGATGGCGGCGTGAAAGACTGCGAGCCTGAGCATCAGCCTGTACAGCAAACACAGCTCCAAACCACAAGCCTTTGA
- the LOC108269869 gene encoding mitochondrial basic amino acids transporter isoform X3: MALDFAAGCIGGAAGVLVGHPFDTVKVRLQVQNIDKPLYRGTYHCFQSIVHQESIFGLYKGIGSPMMGLTFINAIVFGVQGNAMRMLSKDTPLNQFLAGAAAGAIQCIICCPMELAKTRMQMQGTGEKKSSRKTYKNSLDCLVRIYKKEGIRGINRGMLTTIIRETPGFGVYFLSYDVLTRSLGCEADDLYIIPKLLFAGGMSGIASWLSTYPVDVIKSRLQADGVGGVNKYSGIMDCVHQSWQREGWRFFTRGLTSTLLRAFPVNATTFATVTLFLMYMRNDGGVKDCEPEHQPVQQTQLQTTSL, encoded by the exons GTGCTGCTGGTGTATTGGTTGGACATCCTTTTGATACCGTTAAG GTAAGACTCCAGGTACAAAACATAGACAAGCCCCTGTATCGCGGAACGTACCACTGCTTCCAGTCTATCGTTCATCAAGAATCT ATATTTGGACTCTACAAAGGTATCGGGTCCCCAATGATGGGCCTGACTTTCATCAACGCTATTGTATTTGGTGTACAGGGCAACGCAATGCGCATGCTGAGCAAAGATACCCCTCTTAACCAGTTTCTAGCAGGAGCGGCAGCAGGGGCTATCCAGTGCATCATTTGTTGCCCAATGGAGCTAGCCAAGACTCGCATGCAGATGCAGGGCACAGGAGAGAAGAAGTCGTCCAGGAAAACATACAAGAACTCGTTGGACTGCTTAGTTCGCATCTACAAGAAAGAGGGCATTCGGGGCATCAACCGTGGCATGCTGACCACCATTATCCGTGAGACACCAGGATTCGGAGTGTATTTCCTGTCCTATGATGTCCTGACGCGTTCACTGGGATGTGAAGCAGACGACCTCTACATCATTCCTAAGCTGCTCTTCGCAGGGGGCATGTCTGGGATTGCTTCCTGGTTATCTACCTATCCGGTGGATGTTATTAAGTCCCGCCTCCAGGCTGATGGCGTAGGTGGAGTTAATAAATACAGTGGAATTATGGACTGTGTCCATCAGAGCTGGCAAAGGGAAGGTTGGAGGTTTTTTACTCGAGGTCTTACCTCTACTCTTCTCAGGGCTTTCCCTGTCAACGCTACCACGTTTGCCACAGTGACTCTGTTCCTCATGTACATGCGAAACGATGGCGGCGTGAAAGACTGCGAGCCTGAGCATCAGCCTGTACAGCAAACACAGCTCCAAACCACAAGCCTTTGA